One genomic window of Limanda limanda chromosome 16, fLimLim1.1, whole genome shotgun sequence includes the following:
- the LOC133022083 gene encoding zona pellucida-like domain-containing protein 1: protein MKILLLLLALIVKSNQLTVDECGTEARRPRVDDITVQCGTSSISLAIQVCPVIYTGYNDTLLILNSMLDTTCRATLDESVSPPVARFNFPLNQTNACGSVFRTTSAAGTGIFSDFSNIQTVNISGIVRSSDLTTGTVTYNAELKYYYSCAYPLEYLVNNTQIDVSSSSIAIKDNNGSFISTLSMKLFRDSEYETPMVIPQLGIELRTKVYVEVMATNLTGQYHILLDRCYATISPLPSNSSFFNLLVPCSKDQFTTIIENGDSQSSRFYFPAFRFIEQQDQTVSTYHLHCITRLCEKSTCSSFKQCSSRRRKRDTVDTIAEGIDQTYTVTSGVIITKADPGESKEKPLAAGEKDESTVGLGVAVGFLTVACIVALGFAAVFYKRLKI from the coding sequence ATGAAGattcttttacttttactcgcctTGATAGTCAAAAGTAATCAGCTTACAGTGGATGAGTGTGGAACAGAAGCAAGAAGGCCACGGGTTGATGACATTACAGTGCAGTGTGGTACTTCATCCATTAGTCTGGCAATCCAAGTCTGCCCAGTCATCTACACTGGCTACAACGACACTCTACTGATCCTGAACTCAATGTTGGACACGACCTGTAGAGCAACCCTTGATGAATCTGTGAGTCCACCTGTTGCCCGCTTCAACTTCCCCTTAAACCAGACCAACGCCTGTGGAAGTGTATTCCGGACCACCAGTGCTGCTGGAACAGGTATATTCTCTGACTTCTCCAACATCCAGACGGTCAACATCAGCGGCATAGTCCGGTCCAGTGATCTAACAACTGGCACAGTCACCTACAATGCTGAGCTTAAGTACTACTACTCCTGTGCCTATCCCTTAGAATATCTGGTCAACAACACCCAGATCGAtgtgtcctcttcctccattgCTATCAAGGACAACAATGGGAGTTTCATCAGCACCTTGAGCATGAAGCTGTTCCGTGATTCCGAATACGAAACACCCATGGTCATTCCACAGCTGGGCATTGAATTGAGGACCAAGGTGTACGTTGAGGTCATGGCGACTAACTTGACAGGCCAGTACCATATCTTGCTTGACCGGTGCTACGCCACCATCTCACCACTGCCTTCTAACTCCAGCTTCTTCAACCTGCTCGTCCCTTGCTCCAAGGATCAGTTCACCACCATTATTGAGAACGGTGACAGCCAGAGCTCCCGCTTCTACTTCCCAGCCTTCCGCTTCATCGAGCAGCAGGACCAGACCGTGTCCACCTACCACCTTCACTGCATCACCCGACTGTGTGAGAAGAGCACCTGCAGCTCATTCAAGCAATGCAGCAGCCGTAGGAGGAAACGGGACACCGTGGACACAATTGCAGAGGGTATTGACCAAACTTACACTGTCACCTCTGGAGTGATCATCACCAAAGCTGATCCAGGCGAGTCCAAAGAGAAGCCCCTTGCTGCCGGAGAAAAAGATGAATCTACTGTAGGGCTTGGGGTGGCTGTTGGCTTTCTCACGGTTGCTTGCATTGTTGCCCTTGGTTTTGCAGCCGTGTTTTACAAACGGCTCAAGATCTAA